In Terriglobales bacterium, the genomic window ACGGGTGCGCCGGCGAGCGATACTACGAGCCGCTCTCAAGCTCTGGTGGAGGAGACAAAGCATGAATGACCAAGGCCAGGCAGTAGCCATCATCGCAGTGCTCGTCATGGTGCTGATTTTTCTGGGGATCTGGGCTTGCCTGATCGTGTTCGGCGTGAAGGCGGCGAACAAGAAGCACCGCTCGCCGCACTGGATGTGGTTCGGCATTCACCCCGTGGGGGCGCTCATCGCCTTCATCGTGATGATGTGCCTGGACCCGCTGCGGCTGTGCCCGCAGTGCGGCCGGCCCGTGCCCTCCGGAGCGCGAGT contains:
- a CDS encoding zinc ribbon domain-containing protein; the protein is MNDQGQAVAIIAVLVMVLIFLGIWACLIVFGVKAANKKHRSPHWMWFGIHPVGALIAFIVMMCLDPLRLCPQCGRPVPSGARVCPYCAFSLAPAAPPPAPPAA